The following are encoded together in the Gasterosteus aculeatus chromosome 7, fGasAcu3.hap1.1, whole genome shotgun sequence genome:
- the p2rx1 gene encoding P2X purinoceptor 1 isoform X4 has protein sequence MKSQITNTLSDFFFEYETPRQVLVRNRRVGVACRVIQAGVLAYIIGWVFIYEKGYQSTDIAVSSVFTKMKGVGYTSINGKERVWDEADFVFPPQGDSSFVVMTNYIITEGQEMRKCPELQGSHNCSSDSDCEEGRFKRQMTGVCEKATKTCEVLAWCPVENDHDIPDPAMLLSAENYTLFIKNSVTFPMFGISRSNLVEDVDAEYISKCLHDPKDSPLCPIFRLGDIVRLSGFNFETIAREGGAIGIVIDWTCNLDKDVKHCRPKYNFHGLYGNPAETDKARASVGYNFRYAKYYLEDKVQKRTLLKVFGIRFDIIVQSLARKFDIIPTLTAIGSGVGIFGVATVVCDLVLLHLLPKREFYKNMKFKSTDSHKQDPDSEACSTETEK, from the exons ATGAAGAGCCAAATCACCAACACTCTCTCTGACTTCTTCTTTGAGTATGAGACCCCTCGCCAGGTGCTGGTGAGGAACAGGAGGGTGGGCGTTGCGTGCCGTGTGATCCAGGCGGGGGTCCTGGCGTACATCATTGG GTGGGTGTTCATCTACGAGAAAGGCTACCAGTCCACAGACATAGCAGTGAGCTCCGTCTTTACCAAAATGAAAGGAGTGGGCTACACCAGCATCAATGGAAAGGAGAGAGTGTGGGACGAGGCCGACTTCGTCTTCCCACCACAG GGAGACTCATCTTTCGTGGTGATGACAAACTACATAATAACTGAAGGTCAGGAGATGAGGAAGTGTCCAGAG CTCCAGGGAAGCCACAACTGCAGCTCAGACTCTGACTGCGAAGAAGGGAGATTCAAAC gGCAAATGACAGGAGTCTGTGAGAAGGCCACTAAGACCTGCGAGGTGTTGGCCTGGTGCCCCGTGGAGAACGATCACGACATACCAGA TCCTGCTATGTTGCTGTCAGCAGAGAACTACACACTGTTCATCAAAAACTCTGTAACTTTCCCCATGTTTGGCATTTCAAG GAGTAACCTGGTGGAGGACGTGGATGCTGAATACATAAGCAAATGCCTTCATGATCCAAAGGATTCTCCATTGTGTCCCATATTCAGACTGGGAGACATAGTTAGACTGTCTGGCTTCAACTTCGAAACCATAGCCCGAGAG GGAGGGGCCATTGGCATTGTGATCGACTGGACATGTAATCTGGACAAGGATGTAAAACACTGTAGACCAAAGTACAACTTTCATGGTCTGTACGGAAACCCTGCTGAGACTGACAAAGCCAGAGCATCAGTTGGCTACAATTTCAG GTATGCTAAATATTATTTGGAGGACAAAGTCCAGAAGAGAACCCTTCTCAAAGTGTTTGGCATCAGGTTCGACATCATCGTGCAGTCACTG GCCAGAAAGTTCGACATTATCCCCACCCTGACCGCGATAGGCTCCGGAGTGGGCATCTTTGGAGTG GCGACCGTGGTATGTGACCTGGTGCTGCTCCATTTGCTACCGAAAAGAGAATTTTACAAGAACATGAAATTCAAATCCACTGACTCTCATAAACAG GACCCGGACTCAGAGGCATGTAGCACAGAAACAGAG AAGTGA
- the p2rx1 gene encoding P2X purinoceptor 1 isoform X1 — protein sequence MKSQITNTLSDFFFEYETPRQVLVRNRRVGVACRVIQAGVLAYIIGWVFIYEKGYQSTDIAVSSVFTKMKGVGYTSINGKERVWDEADFVFPPQGDSSFVVMTNYIITEGQEMRKCPELQGSHNCSSDSDCEEGRFKRTGHGQMTGVCEKATKTCEVLAWCPVENDHDIPDPAMLLSAENYTLFIKNSVTFPMFGISRSNLVEDVDAEYISKCLHDPKDSPLCPIFRLGDIVRLSGFNFETIARESCTVCDALVSRQGGAIGIVIDWTCNLDKDVKHCRPKYNFHGLYGNPAETDKARASVGYNFRYAKYYLEDKVQKRTLLKVFGIRFDIIVQSLARKFDIIPTLTAIGSGVGIFGVATVVCDLVLLHLLPKREFYKNMKFKSTDSHKQDPDSEACSTETEK from the exons ATGAAGAGCCAAATCACCAACACTCTCTCTGACTTCTTCTTTGAGTATGAGACCCCTCGCCAGGTGCTGGTGAGGAACAGGAGGGTGGGCGTTGCGTGCCGTGTGATCCAGGCGGGGGTCCTGGCGTACATCATTGG GTGGGTGTTCATCTACGAGAAAGGCTACCAGTCCACAGACATAGCAGTGAGCTCCGTCTTTACCAAAATGAAAGGAGTGGGCTACACCAGCATCAATGGAAAGGAGAGAGTGTGGGACGAGGCCGACTTCGTCTTCCCACCACAG GGAGACTCATCTTTCGTGGTGATGACAAACTACATAATAACTGAAGGTCAGGAGATGAGGAAGTGTCCAGAG CTCCAGGGAAGCCACAACTGCAGCTCAGACTCTGACTGCGAAGAAGGGAGATTCAAACGTACGGGACACG gGCAAATGACAGGAGTCTGTGAGAAGGCCACTAAGACCTGCGAGGTGTTGGCCTGGTGCCCCGTGGAGAACGATCACGACATACCAGA TCCTGCTATGTTGCTGTCAGCAGAGAACTACACACTGTTCATCAAAAACTCTGTAACTTTCCCCATGTTTGGCATTTCAAG GAGTAACCTGGTGGAGGACGTGGATGCTGAATACATAAGCAAATGCCTTCATGATCCAAAGGATTCTCCATTGTGTCCCATATTCAGACTGGGAGACATAGTTAGACTGTCTGGCTTCAACTTCGAAACCATAGCCCGAGAG AGCTGCACTGTGTGTGATGCGCTTGTGTCCCGGCAGGGAGGGGCCATTGGCATTGTGATCGACTGGACATGTAATCTGGACAAGGATGTAAAACACTGTAGACCAAAGTACAACTTTCATGGTCTGTACGGAAACCCTGCTGAGACTGACAAAGCCAGAGCATCAGTTGGCTACAATTTCAG GTATGCTAAATATTATTTGGAGGACAAAGTCCAGAAGAGAACCCTTCTCAAAGTGTTTGGCATCAGGTTCGACATCATCGTGCAGTCACTG GCCAGAAAGTTCGACATTATCCCCACCCTGACCGCGATAGGCTCCGGAGTGGGCATCTTTGGAGTG GCGACCGTGGTATGTGACCTGGTGCTGCTCCATTTGCTACCGAAAAGAGAATTTTACAAGAACATGAAATTCAAATCCACTGACTCTCATAAACAG GACCCGGACTCAGAGGCATGTAGCACAGAAACAGAG AAGTGA
- the p2rx1 gene encoding P2X purinoceptor 1 isoform X6 produces MWVFIYEKGYQSTDIAVSSVFTKMKGVGYTSINGKERVWDEADFVFPPQGDSSFVVMTNYIITEGQEMRKCPELQGSHNCSSDSDCEEGRFKRTGHGQMTGVCEKATKTCEVLAWCPVENDHDIPDPAMLLSAENYTLFIKNSVTFPMFGISRSNLVEDVDAEYISKCLHDPKDSPLCPIFRLGDIVRLSGFNFETIAREGGAIGIVIDWTCNLDKDVKHCRPKYNFHGLYGNPAETDKARASVGYNFRYAKYYLEDKVQKRTLLKVFGIRFDIIVQSLARKFDIIPTLTAIGSGVGIFGVATVVCDLVLLHLLPKREFYKNMKFKSTDSHKQDPDSEACSTETEK; encoded by the exons AT GTGGGTGTTCATCTACGAGAAAGGCTACCAGTCCACAGACATAGCAGTGAGCTCCGTCTTTACCAAAATGAAAGGAGTGGGCTACACCAGCATCAATGGAAAGGAGAGAGTGTGGGACGAGGCCGACTTCGTCTTCCCACCACAG GGAGACTCATCTTTCGTGGTGATGACAAACTACATAATAACTGAAGGTCAGGAGATGAGGAAGTGTCCAGAG CTCCAGGGAAGCCACAACTGCAGCTCAGACTCTGACTGCGAAGAAGGGAGATTCAAACGTACGGGACACG gGCAAATGACAGGAGTCTGTGAGAAGGCCACTAAGACCTGCGAGGTGTTGGCCTGGTGCCCCGTGGAGAACGATCACGACATACCAGA TCCTGCTATGTTGCTGTCAGCAGAGAACTACACACTGTTCATCAAAAACTCTGTAACTTTCCCCATGTTTGGCATTTCAAG GAGTAACCTGGTGGAGGACGTGGATGCTGAATACATAAGCAAATGCCTTCATGATCCAAAGGATTCTCCATTGTGTCCCATATTCAGACTGGGAGACATAGTTAGACTGTCTGGCTTCAACTTCGAAACCATAGCCCGAGAG GGAGGGGCCATTGGCATTGTGATCGACTGGACATGTAATCTGGACAAGGATGTAAAACACTGTAGACCAAAGTACAACTTTCATGGTCTGTACGGAAACCCTGCTGAGACTGACAAAGCCAGAGCATCAGTTGGCTACAATTTCAG GTATGCTAAATATTATTTGGAGGACAAAGTCCAGAAGAGAACCCTTCTCAAAGTGTTTGGCATCAGGTTCGACATCATCGTGCAGTCACTG GCCAGAAAGTTCGACATTATCCCCACCCTGACCGCGATAGGCTCCGGAGTGGGCATCTTTGGAGTG GCGACCGTGGTATGTGACCTGGTGCTGCTCCATTTGCTACCGAAAAGAGAATTTTACAAGAACATGAAATTCAAATCCACTGACTCTCATAAACAG GACCCGGACTCAGAGGCATGTAGCACAGAAACAGAG AAGTGA
- the p2rx1 gene encoding P2X purinoceptor 1 isoform X3 codes for MKSQITNTLSDFFFEYETPRQVLVRNRRVGVACRVIQAGVLAYIIGWVFIYEKGYQSTDIAVSSVFTKMKGVGYTSINGKERVWDEADFVFPPQGDSSFVVMTNYIITEGQEMRKCPELQGSHNCSSDSDCEEGRFKRTGHGQMTGVCEKATKTCEVLAWCPVENDHDIPDPAMLLSAENYTLFIKNSVTFPMFGISRSNLVEDVDAEYISKCLHDPKDSPLCPIFRLGDIVRLSGFNFETIAREGGAIGIVIDWTCNLDKDVKHCRPKYNFHGLYGNPAETDKARASVGYNFRYAKYYLEDKVQKRTLLKVFGIRFDIIVQSLARKFDIIPTLTAIGSGVGIFGVATVVCDLVLLHLLPKREFYKNMKFKSTDSHKQDPDSEACSTETEK; via the exons ATGAAGAGCCAAATCACCAACACTCTCTCTGACTTCTTCTTTGAGTATGAGACCCCTCGCCAGGTGCTGGTGAGGAACAGGAGGGTGGGCGTTGCGTGCCGTGTGATCCAGGCGGGGGTCCTGGCGTACATCATTGG GTGGGTGTTCATCTACGAGAAAGGCTACCAGTCCACAGACATAGCAGTGAGCTCCGTCTTTACCAAAATGAAAGGAGTGGGCTACACCAGCATCAATGGAAAGGAGAGAGTGTGGGACGAGGCCGACTTCGTCTTCCCACCACAG GGAGACTCATCTTTCGTGGTGATGACAAACTACATAATAACTGAAGGTCAGGAGATGAGGAAGTGTCCAGAG CTCCAGGGAAGCCACAACTGCAGCTCAGACTCTGACTGCGAAGAAGGGAGATTCAAACGTACGGGACACG gGCAAATGACAGGAGTCTGTGAGAAGGCCACTAAGACCTGCGAGGTGTTGGCCTGGTGCCCCGTGGAGAACGATCACGACATACCAGA TCCTGCTATGTTGCTGTCAGCAGAGAACTACACACTGTTCATCAAAAACTCTGTAACTTTCCCCATGTTTGGCATTTCAAG GAGTAACCTGGTGGAGGACGTGGATGCTGAATACATAAGCAAATGCCTTCATGATCCAAAGGATTCTCCATTGTGTCCCATATTCAGACTGGGAGACATAGTTAGACTGTCTGGCTTCAACTTCGAAACCATAGCCCGAGAG GGAGGGGCCATTGGCATTGTGATCGACTGGACATGTAATCTGGACAAGGATGTAAAACACTGTAGACCAAAGTACAACTTTCATGGTCTGTACGGAAACCCTGCTGAGACTGACAAAGCCAGAGCATCAGTTGGCTACAATTTCAG GTATGCTAAATATTATTTGGAGGACAAAGTCCAGAAGAGAACCCTTCTCAAAGTGTTTGGCATCAGGTTCGACATCATCGTGCAGTCACTG GCCAGAAAGTTCGACATTATCCCCACCCTGACCGCGATAGGCTCCGGAGTGGGCATCTTTGGAGTG GCGACCGTGGTATGTGACCTGGTGCTGCTCCATTTGCTACCGAAAAGAGAATTTTACAAGAACATGAAATTCAAATCCACTGACTCTCATAAACAG GACCCGGACTCAGAGGCATGTAGCACAGAAACAGAG AAGTGA
- the p2rx1 gene encoding P2X purinoceptor 1 isoform X7, whose translation MWVFIYEKGYQSTDIAVSSVFTKMKGVGYTSINGKERVWDEADFVFPPQGDSSFVVMTNYIITEGQEMRKCPELQGSHNCSSDSDCEEGRFKRQMTGVCEKATKTCEVLAWCPVENDHDIPDPAMLLSAENYTLFIKNSVTFPMFGISRSNLVEDVDAEYISKCLHDPKDSPLCPIFRLGDIVRLSGFNFETIAREGGAIGIVIDWTCNLDKDVKHCRPKYNFHGLYGNPAETDKARASVGYNFRYAKYYLEDKVQKRTLLKVFGIRFDIIVQSLARKFDIIPTLTAIGSGVGIFGVATVVCDLVLLHLLPKREFYKNMKFKSTDSHKQDPDSEACSTETEK comes from the exons AT GTGGGTGTTCATCTACGAGAAAGGCTACCAGTCCACAGACATAGCAGTGAGCTCCGTCTTTACCAAAATGAAAGGAGTGGGCTACACCAGCATCAATGGAAAGGAGAGAGTGTGGGACGAGGCCGACTTCGTCTTCCCACCACAG GGAGACTCATCTTTCGTGGTGATGACAAACTACATAATAACTGAAGGTCAGGAGATGAGGAAGTGTCCAGAG CTCCAGGGAAGCCACAACTGCAGCTCAGACTCTGACTGCGAAGAAGGGAGATTCAAAC gGCAAATGACAGGAGTCTGTGAGAAGGCCACTAAGACCTGCGAGGTGTTGGCCTGGTGCCCCGTGGAGAACGATCACGACATACCAGA TCCTGCTATGTTGCTGTCAGCAGAGAACTACACACTGTTCATCAAAAACTCTGTAACTTTCCCCATGTTTGGCATTTCAAG GAGTAACCTGGTGGAGGACGTGGATGCTGAATACATAAGCAAATGCCTTCATGATCCAAAGGATTCTCCATTGTGTCCCATATTCAGACTGGGAGACATAGTTAGACTGTCTGGCTTCAACTTCGAAACCATAGCCCGAGAG GGAGGGGCCATTGGCATTGTGATCGACTGGACATGTAATCTGGACAAGGATGTAAAACACTGTAGACCAAAGTACAACTTTCATGGTCTGTACGGAAACCCTGCTGAGACTGACAAAGCCAGAGCATCAGTTGGCTACAATTTCAG GTATGCTAAATATTATTTGGAGGACAAAGTCCAGAAGAGAACCCTTCTCAAAGTGTTTGGCATCAGGTTCGACATCATCGTGCAGTCACTG GCCAGAAAGTTCGACATTATCCCCACCCTGACCGCGATAGGCTCCGGAGTGGGCATCTTTGGAGTG GCGACCGTGGTATGTGACCTGGTGCTGCTCCATTTGCTACCGAAAAGAGAATTTTACAAGAACATGAAATTCAAATCCACTGACTCTCATAAACAG GACCCGGACTCAGAGGCATGTAGCACAGAAACAGAG AAGTGA
- the p2rx1 gene encoding P2X purinoceptor 1 isoform X8: MKSQITNTLSDFFFEYETPRQVLVRNRRVGVACRVIQAGVLAYIIGWVFIYEKGYQSTDIAVSSVFTKMKGVGYTSINGKERVWDEADFVFPPQGDSSFVVMTNYIITEGQEMRKCPELQGSHNCSSDSDCEEGRFKRTGHGQMTGVCEKATKTCEVLAWCPVENDHDIPDPAMLLSAENYTLFIKNSVTFPMFGISRSNLVEDVDAEYISKCLHDPKDSPLCPIFRLGDIVRLSGFNFETIAREGGAIGIVIDWTCNLDKDVKHCRPKYNFHGLYGNPAETDKARASVGYNFRYAKYYLEDKVQKRTLLKVFGIRFDIIVQSLARKFDIIPTLTAIGSGVGIFGVATVVCDLVLLHLLPKREFYKNMKFKSTDSHKQQYTLKTSTYYNLEANARQVPGPGRSNVSGSPNSRVYSPCFP; encoded by the exons ATGAAGAGCCAAATCACCAACACTCTCTCTGACTTCTTCTTTGAGTATGAGACCCCTCGCCAGGTGCTGGTGAGGAACAGGAGGGTGGGCGTTGCGTGCCGTGTGATCCAGGCGGGGGTCCTGGCGTACATCATTGG GTGGGTGTTCATCTACGAGAAAGGCTACCAGTCCACAGACATAGCAGTGAGCTCCGTCTTTACCAAAATGAAAGGAGTGGGCTACACCAGCATCAATGGAAAGGAGAGAGTGTGGGACGAGGCCGACTTCGTCTTCCCACCACAG GGAGACTCATCTTTCGTGGTGATGACAAACTACATAATAACTGAAGGTCAGGAGATGAGGAAGTGTCCAGAG CTCCAGGGAAGCCACAACTGCAGCTCAGACTCTGACTGCGAAGAAGGGAGATTCAAACGTACGGGACACG gGCAAATGACAGGAGTCTGTGAGAAGGCCACTAAGACCTGCGAGGTGTTGGCCTGGTGCCCCGTGGAGAACGATCACGACATACCAGA TCCTGCTATGTTGCTGTCAGCAGAGAACTACACACTGTTCATCAAAAACTCTGTAACTTTCCCCATGTTTGGCATTTCAAG GAGTAACCTGGTGGAGGACGTGGATGCTGAATACATAAGCAAATGCCTTCATGATCCAAAGGATTCTCCATTGTGTCCCATATTCAGACTGGGAGACATAGTTAGACTGTCTGGCTTCAACTTCGAAACCATAGCCCGAGAG GGAGGGGCCATTGGCATTGTGATCGACTGGACATGTAATCTGGACAAGGATGTAAAACACTGTAGACCAAAGTACAACTTTCATGGTCTGTACGGAAACCCTGCTGAGACTGACAAAGCCAGAGCATCAGTTGGCTACAATTTCAG GTATGCTAAATATTATTTGGAGGACAAAGTCCAGAAGAGAACCCTTCTCAAAGTGTTTGGCATCAGGTTCGACATCATCGTGCAGTCACTG GCCAGAAAGTTCGACATTATCCCCACCCTGACCGCGATAGGCTCCGGAGTGGGCATCTTTGGAGTG GCGACCGTGGTATGTGACCTGGTGCTGCTCCATTTGCTACCGAAAAGAGAATTTTACAAGAACATGAAATTCAAATCCACTGACTCTCATAAACAG CAATACACTTTAAAAACAAGCACCTATTACAACCTCGAAGCGAATGCAAGACAAGTCCCCGGCCCTGGTCGGTCCAACGTGAGTGGAAGTCCAAACAGTAGAGTATATTCTCCATGTTTTCCATGA
- the p2rx1 gene encoding P2X purinoceptor 1 isoform X2 — protein sequence MKSQITNTLSDFFFEYETPRQVLVRNRRVGVACRVIQAGVLAYIIGWVFIYEKGYQSTDIAVSSVFTKMKGVGYTSINGKERVWDEADFVFPPQGDSSFVVMTNYIITEGQEMRKCPELQGSHNCSSDSDCEEGRFKRQMTGVCEKATKTCEVLAWCPVENDHDIPDPAMLLSAENYTLFIKNSVTFPMFGISRSNLVEDVDAEYISKCLHDPKDSPLCPIFRLGDIVRLSGFNFETIARESCTVCDALVSRQGGAIGIVIDWTCNLDKDVKHCRPKYNFHGLYGNPAETDKARASVGYNFRYAKYYLEDKVQKRTLLKVFGIRFDIIVQSLARKFDIIPTLTAIGSGVGIFGVATVVCDLVLLHLLPKREFYKNMKFKSTDSHKQDPDSEACSTETEK from the exons ATGAAGAGCCAAATCACCAACACTCTCTCTGACTTCTTCTTTGAGTATGAGACCCCTCGCCAGGTGCTGGTGAGGAACAGGAGGGTGGGCGTTGCGTGCCGTGTGATCCAGGCGGGGGTCCTGGCGTACATCATTGG GTGGGTGTTCATCTACGAGAAAGGCTACCAGTCCACAGACATAGCAGTGAGCTCCGTCTTTACCAAAATGAAAGGAGTGGGCTACACCAGCATCAATGGAAAGGAGAGAGTGTGGGACGAGGCCGACTTCGTCTTCCCACCACAG GGAGACTCATCTTTCGTGGTGATGACAAACTACATAATAACTGAAGGTCAGGAGATGAGGAAGTGTCCAGAG CTCCAGGGAAGCCACAACTGCAGCTCAGACTCTGACTGCGAAGAAGGGAGATTCAAAC gGCAAATGACAGGAGTCTGTGAGAAGGCCACTAAGACCTGCGAGGTGTTGGCCTGGTGCCCCGTGGAGAACGATCACGACATACCAGA TCCTGCTATGTTGCTGTCAGCAGAGAACTACACACTGTTCATCAAAAACTCTGTAACTTTCCCCATGTTTGGCATTTCAAG GAGTAACCTGGTGGAGGACGTGGATGCTGAATACATAAGCAAATGCCTTCATGATCCAAAGGATTCTCCATTGTGTCCCATATTCAGACTGGGAGACATAGTTAGACTGTCTGGCTTCAACTTCGAAACCATAGCCCGAGAG AGCTGCACTGTGTGTGATGCGCTTGTGTCCCGGCAGGGAGGGGCCATTGGCATTGTGATCGACTGGACATGTAATCTGGACAAGGATGTAAAACACTGTAGACCAAAGTACAACTTTCATGGTCTGTACGGAAACCCTGCTGAGACTGACAAAGCCAGAGCATCAGTTGGCTACAATTTCAG GTATGCTAAATATTATTTGGAGGACAAAGTCCAGAAGAGAACCCTTCTCAAAGTGTTTGGCATCAGGTTCGACATCATCGTGCAGTCACTG GCCAGAAAGTTCGACATTATCCCCACCCTGACCGCGATAGGCTCCGGAGTGGGCATCTTTGGAGTG GCGACCGTGGTATGTGACCTGGTGCTGCTCCATTTGCTACCGAAAAGAGAATTTTACAAGAACATGAAATTCAAATCCACTGACTCTCATAAACAG GACCCGGACTCAGAGGCATGTAGCACAGAAACAGAG AAGTGA
- the p2rx1 gene encoding P2X purinoceptor 1 isoform X5: MWVFIYEKGYQSTDIAVSSVFTKMKGVGYTSINGKERVWDEADFVFPPQGDSSFVVMTNYIITEGQEMRKCPELQGSHNCSSDSDCEEGRFKRTGHGQMTGVCEKATKTCEVLAWCPVENDHDIPDPAMLLSAENYTLFIKNSVTFPMFGISRSNLVEDVDAEYISKCLHDPKDSPLCPIFRLGDIVRLSGFNFETIARESCTVCDALVSRQGGAIGIVIDWTCNLDKDVKHCRPKYNFHGLYGNPAETDKARASVGYNFRYAKYYLEDKVQKRTLLKVFGIRFDIIVQSLARKFDIIPTLTAIGSGVGIFGVATVVCDLVLLHLLPKREFYKNMKFKSTDSHKQDPDSEACSTETEK, encoded by the exons AT GTGGGTGTTCATCTACGAGAAAGGCTACCAGTCCACAGACATAGCAGTGAGCTCCGTCTTTACCAAAATGAAAGGAGTGGGCTACACCAGCATCAATGGAAAGGAGAGAGTGTGGGACGAGGCCGACTTCGTCTTCCCACCACAG GGAGACTCATCTTTCGTGGTGATGACAAACTACATAATAACTGAAGGTCAGGAGATGAGGAAGTGTCCAGAG CTCCAGGGAAGCCACAACTGCAGCTCAGACTCTGACTGCGAAGAAGGGAGATTCAAACGTACGGGACACG gGCAAATGACAGGAGTCTGTGAGAAGGCCACTAAGACCTGCGAGGTGTTGGCCTGGTGCCCCGTGGAGAACGATCACGACATACCAGA TCCTGCTATGTTGCTGTCAGCAGAGAACTACACACTGTTCATCAAAAACTCTGTAACTTTCCCCATGTTTGGCATTTCAAG GAGTAACCTGGTGGAGGACGTGGATGCTGAATACATAAGCAAATGCCTTCATGATCCAAAGGATTCTCCATTGTGTCCCATATTCAGACTGGGAGACATAGTTAGACTGTCTGGCTTCAACTTCGAAACCATAGCCCGAGAG AGCTGCACTGTGTGTGATGCGCTTGTGTCCCGGCAGGGAGGGGCCATTGGCATTGTGATCGACTGGACATGTAATCTGGACAAGGATGTAAAACACTGTAGACCAAAGTACAACTTTCATGGTCTGTACGGAAACCCTGCTGAGACTGACAAAGCCAGAGCATCAGTTGGCTACAATTTCAG GTATGCTAAATATTATTTGGAGGACAAAGTCCAGAAGAGAACCCTTCTCAAAGTGTTTGGCATCAGGTTCGACATCATCGTGCAGTCACTG GCCAGAAAGTTCGACATTATCCCCACCCTGACCGCGATAGGCTCCGGAGTGGGCATCTTTGGAGTG GCGACCGTGGTATGTGACCTGGTGCTGCTCCATTTGCTACCGAAAAGAGAATTTTACAAGAACATGAAATTCAAATCCACTGACTCTCATAAACAG GACCCGGACTCAGAGGCATGTAGCACAGAAACAGAG AAGTGA